GAATTGATGGAAGAGATCGAGCATCTCTTCCTTCACTCGAACGGCTCAGACGGTTCAAAAGGGTGGTATCTCTGAACGTGCAAAGCTGAGTGTGGTAATAGTCTTGCTGACCACTACTGACCCTGTTCGGGAATTGATCGCGGCTCGTGATCGGATCGCCATCTGCTGATTCGGCGACTGAATGAAAAGAAGCGAGAAGATCCCACTACTCTGCTGAAAGTAGAACGTATGGCCGTTTGCCTAGCGGCCGAATATCTTCAGTAGCACCCATCCAACGACGAGTATCGGCAACAAGGGCAGGAAGAAAACAAGCAATCCAGTGGCAATCAATATTCCGACAATATTCATCTGGTTATTTGAATGCATCCCAGCAGTAGGTTGGACCGCCCGTAGCTTCCCTGACAATCCGCTTTGTTCGTCGTCACTGTCGCTTTGGCTCATGGCTAGCAATAGAT
Above is a genomic segment from Halococcus salifodinae DSM 8989 containing:
- a CDS encoding DUF7535 family protein, whose protein sequence is MSQSDSDDEQSGLSGKLRAVQPTAGMHSNNQMNIVGILIATGLLVFFLPLLPILVVGWVLLKIFGR